One Candidatus Eremiobacterota bacterium DNA window includes the following coding sequences:
- a CDS encoding PAS domain S-box protein — MRDFSAGLDHRQLMEAFPFHVVFGPSLEVLQAGPSLAVLLRDDLRGKRISDFFTFRYPEVPFTFESVREHRGLLFILEYRERPVILRGQMMHNAIPEYIIFLCSLWVTEPDSLRKLGLSLHDFALHDPVNELLQVLEIQKTAVQDAKKAAEKLSVERKRLRATVETSLDSLVSIDRAGRITEFNSAAEKIFGYRREEIIGKTIADTLVPESHRQRHREGMKRHLDTGESAILGRRIELPALRADGTEFPAEVSITRFEIGDEPHFTGFIRDITERRKAEADLLEEHRIFMSGPVVVFKCLAAPPWPIEYISPNVTQFGYRVEEFLEGKVSYADLIHPDDQKRIADEETLYRVSEAAYYRLDYRIICKNGEVRWVTDYTFEIRNASGTVTHLHGYILDITDRKTAESSLSEREEHLRSIVNNVIDGIITTDHRGVIRTVNRAAESIFGYRAAELVGNNVTMVIPAAYREQHDSSMEEYLRTRKAKIIGIGRECEGLRKDGTTFPIDFAIGEMYQGDQLMFTGIVRDITERKRAEEKITQKTSELQAIFNAFPDLFFRLDASGVILDYISGKSTDLYLEPSHFIGKKVQEILPAEVSGRVVQGLTGALASGTMASLEYSLPMPGGEAAFEARFMALSQSQVIAIVRNITERRKMEEELKKAKEEAESSNLAKSEFLANMSHDIRTPMTAIIGMTELARDAETAADQQYYLSLVKNSAEALLALMNQILDLSKLEAGQLNIDEIPFRPAELVEQVMSLFRIKGQEKNIALSSSVEESVPEYVRGDPALLRQILINLCGNAVKFTEKGGIKLTVASRETGAKCVHLLFRVSDTGIGIPKDKLGSIFGRFTQADSSISRRFGGTGLGLYITQNLVEALKGTIKVESVEGAGTTFSMEIPFQCGTVILDEKQESAAPAEHAPSAGKAPGGQVSILIAEDSRESQVLLSTILKKAGHAIALAESGTAAVELFRRQDFDLVLMDLHMPEMDGLEATRRIRGLERERGSRRVPIIALTAHAMAEYRNRAFFAGMDDYLTKPFTREVLLQSIQRWLLDLPTILVVEDTSENLLLIERYLKKETAWRVIYATTGRDGLSVYLNNKVELVITDIEMPVMNGIEMVKAIRESGGRKTPVIAMTAHSDKEEIARIHEAGCDVIVQKPLRREILLDVIRQYMSSRGIPGEREVEREEVAHPAPVKKDMLSHIDGEILSLIPLYLDNRRRDAAAIEEYLSAANFPEIRKLGHKMKGSGGMYGLDNMTVLGSELEKAAKESDSAGIMSLFARLKQEIDRIDKVLKAR; from the coding sequence ATGAGAGACTTTTCCGCGGGCCTTGACCACCGGCAGCTCATGGAGGCCTTTCCCTTCCACGTGGTCTTCGGCCCTTCCCTCGAGGTGCTGCAGGCGGGCCCGTCACTGGCAGTCCTCCTCCGGGACGATCTCAGGGGAAAGAGAATAAGCGACTTCTTCACCTTCAGATACCCCGAGGTCCCTTTCACCTTTGAATCGGTGAGAGAGCACCGGGGGCTCCTCTTCATCCTGGAGTACCGCGAGAGGCCTGTGATCCTCCGGGGGCAGATGATGCACAACGCCATCCCCGAGTATATCATCTTTCTCTGCTCCCTCTGGGTCACCGAGCCTGACTCCCTCAGGAAGCTGGGGCTCTCCCTCCATGACTTCGCCCTCCATGACCCGGTGAATGAGCTCCTGCAGGTGCTTGAAATCCAGAAAACAGCGGTCCAGGATGCGAAGAAAGCGGCAGAAAAGCTCAGCGTGGAGAGGAAGCGCCTGCGGGCCACAGTGGAAACCTCGCTGGACAGCCTGGTGAGCATTGACCGCGCGGGAAGGATCACGGAGTTCAACTCTGCCGCCGAGAAGATCTTCGGATACCGCCGGGAGGAGATCATAGGGAAAACCATTGCGGACACCCTGGTGCCGGAATCACACAGGCAGCGGCACAGGGAGGGAATGAAGCGGCACCTGGATACCGGGGAGTCGGCAATTCTCGGCAGGCGCATCGAGCTCCCCGCCCTCAGGGCCGACGGCACGGAATTTCCCGCCGAAGTGTCAATCACACGTTTCGAAATCGGCGACGAGCCTCATTTCACAGGGTTCATAAGGGATATCACCGAGCGCAGGAAAGCGGAGGCAGACCTGCTGGAGGAGCACAGGATCTTTATGAGCGGTCCCGTGGTGGTCTTCAAATGCCTTGCCGCGCCGCCATGGCCGATAGAGTACATCTCTCCCAACGTGACGCAGTTCGGCTACCGCGTGGAAGAATTCCTGGAAGGCAAGGTCTCCTACGCCGATCTCATCCATCCCGACGACCAGAAGCGGATAGCCGACGAGGAAACGCTTTACCGTGTCAGTGAGGCGGCCTATTACAGGCTTGATTACAGAATCATCTGCAAGAACGGAGAGGTAAGGTGGGTAACCGATTACACTTTTGAAATCAGGAATGCCTCCGGCACAGTGACCCATCTCCATGGCTATATACTTGACATCACCGACCGCAAGACCGCCGAATCATCGCTCAGCGAAAGGGAAGAGCACCTCAGATCCATAGTGAACAACGTCATAGACGGCATAATCACTACCGATCACAGAGGCGTCATCAGGACGGTGAACCGCGCCGCTGAGAGCATATTCGGCTACCGCGCCGCCGAGCTTGTCGGCAATAACGTGACCATGGTCATCCCGGCTGCATACCGGGAGCAGCATGATTCCTCCATGGAGGAATACCTGAGAACCCGCAAGGCAAAAATCATAGGCATCGGCCGGGAGTGCGAGGGGCTGCGCAAGGACGGGACCACGTTCCCTATCGATTTTGCCATAGGCGAGATGTACCAGGGAGATCAGCTCATGTTTACCGGCATAGTGAGGGACATCACGGAGCGAAAGCGCGCCGAGGAAAAGATCACCCAGAAGACTTCCGAGCTCCAGGCCATCTTCAACGCCTTCCCCGATCTCTTCTTCAGGCTGGACGCCTCGGGCGTCATCCTGGATTACATCTCGGGGAAGTCCACGGACCTCTATCTGGAGCCTTCTCACTTCATCGGGAAAAAAGTGCAGGAGATACTGCCCGCGGAAGTCTCGGGGAGAGTCGTCCAGGGACTCACCGGGGCGCTTGCCAGCGGCACAATGGCGAGCCTGGAATACAGCCTCCCGATGCCCGGAGGAGAGGCCGCGTTCGAGGCACGCTTCATGGCCCTCTCGCAGAGCCAGGTCATCGCTATCGTGCGGAACATCACTGAGCGCAGAAAGATGGAAGAGGAGCTGAAAAAGGCGAAAGAGGAGGCGGAGAGCTCCAATCTCGCCAAGAGCGAGTTCCTCGCCAACATGAGCCACGACATAAGAACCCCCATGACGGCGATTATCGGCATGACGGAGCTCGCCAGAGACGCCGAAACGGCCGCCGACCAGCAGTACTATCTCTCCCTTGTCAAGAACTCCGCCGAGGCGCTCCTCGCGCTGATGAACCAGATACTGGACCTCTCAAAGCTTGAAGCGGGACAGCTCAATATCGACGAGATCCCCTTCAGGCCCGCGGAGCTCGTGGAGCAGGTCATGAGCCTTTTCAGAATCAAAGGACAGGAGAAGAATATCGCCCTCTCCTCCTCGGTGGAGGAGAGTGTGCCTGAATATGTGAGAGGCGATCCCGCCCTGCTGAGGCAGATACTGATCAACCTCTGCGGAAACGCGGTGAAATTCACTGAAAAAGGCGGGATAAAGCTCACTGTAGCCTCAAGAGAGACCGGAGCGAAATGCGTTCACCTCCTCTTCAGGGTCTCCGATACAGGCATCGGCATCCCGAAGGACAAGCTCGGCTCCATCTTCGGGCGCTTCACCCAGGCCGACAGCTCCATCTCGAGGAGATTCGGCGGCACGGGGCTTGGACTCTACATCACGCAGAACCTCGTGGAGGCCCTGAAAGGGACCATCAAGGTGGAGAGTGTCGAGGGGGCGGGGACCACCTTCTCGATGGAGATTCCCTTCCAGTGCGGCACCGTGATACTCGATGAAAAGCAGGAATCCGCCGCCCCCGCGGAGCATGCTCCCTCGGCTGGGAAGGCGCCGGGAGGGCAGGTGAGTATCCTCATTGCCGAGGACAGCCGCGAGAGCCAGGTCCTGCTCAGCACCATCCTGAAAAAGGCAGGACATGCCATTGCCCTGGCAGAGAGCGGCACGGCGGCCGTCGAGCTCTTCCGCCGCCAGGATTTCGACCTCGTGCTCATGGACCTCCACATGCCCGAGATGGACGGCCTCGAGGCCACAAGGAGAATCAGGGGCCTGGAGCGCGAGAGAGGCAGCAGGCGGGTCCCCATAATCGCGCTCACAGCCCATGCCATGGCGGAGTACAGGAACAGGGCCTTCTTCGCCGGCATGGACGATTACCTTACCAAGCCCTTCACCAGGGAGGTGCTCCTGCAGTCCATCCAGCGGTGGCTCCTGGATCTTCCCACCATCCTCGTCGTGGAAGACACCTCGGAGAACCTGCTGCTCATCGAGCGCTACCTGAAGAAAGAGACGGCCTGGCGGGTCATCTACGCGACAACCGGCAGGGATGGGCTCTCGGTTTACCTCAACAACAAGGTGGAGCTCGTGATTACCGACATTGAAATGCCTGTCATGAACGGCATAGAGATGGTGAAGGCCATAAGGGAATCCGGCGGGAGAAAAACACCGGTCATTGCGATGACTGCTCATTCGGACAAGGAGGAGATTGCCAGGATACACGAGGCGGGGTGCGATGTCATAGTCCAGAAGCCCCTGAGAAGAGAAATCCTGCTGGACGTGATAAGGCAGTATATGTCTTCCCGGGGAATCCCCGGGGAGAGGGAAGTCGAAAGGGAGGAGGTGGCTCACCCCGCCCCTGTGAAGAAAGACATGCTCTCCCATATTGACGGCGAGATCCTGAGCCTCATCCCCCTTTACCTGGACAACCGCCGCCGTGATGCGGCCGCCATCGAGGAATACCTGTCAGCGGCGAACTTCCCGGAGATCCGGAAACTGGGGCACAAGATGAAAGGGAGCGGGGGGATGTACGGACTCGATAACATGACCGTCCTTGGCAGCGAGCTTGAGAAGGCTGCCAAGGAATCAGACAGTGCAGGGATCATGAGCCTGTTCGCCCGCCTGAAGCAGGAGATCGACCGCATCGACAAGGTA
- a CDS encoding heme NO-binding domain-containing protein → MANKAIEDLITRDHGEAMWEQVRKKAGLEVEAFISTESYPDEMTYNLVGAASAELSMPPGDVLRAFGRHWVLRTAAESYRDLMESTGRSLGEFLDNLPDLHARVSLLFPDLKPPRFIVSDRREQSLHLHYFSGRRGLAPFVEGLLQGLAERFGTEIELRALALKDGGADHDEFRITWKTAGERL, encoded by the coding sequence ATGGCGAACAAGGCGATAGAAGATCTGATCACCAGGGACCATGGTGAAGCCATGTGGGAGCAGGTCAGGAAAAAGGCGGGCCTCGAAGTGGAGGCCTTCATAAGCACCGAGAGCTACCCCGACGAGATGACCTATAACCTGGTGGGAGCGGCAAGCGCAGAGCTCTCGATGCCTCCCGGGGATGTCCTCAGGGCCTTCGGCAGGCACTGGGTCCTCAGGACCGCCGCCGAAAGCTACCGCGATCTGATGGAGTCAACGGGAAGGTCCCTCGGCGAGTTCCTGGACAACCTTCCCGACCTCCATGCCCGCGTCTCCCTCCTTTTCCCCGACCTGAAGCCTCCGCGGTTCATCGTGAGCGACCGCCGGGAGCAGTCGCTGCACCTCCATTACTTTTCCGGGCGCCGGGGCCTCGCCCCCTTCGTGGAAGGGCTTCTCCAGGGCCTCGCGGAAAGATTCGGCACGGAGATTGAGCTGCGCGCCCTTGCCCTGAAAGACGGCGGCGCAGACCATGACGAGTTCCGGATAACCTGGAAGACGGCAGGAGAGCGCTTATGA